A genomic window from Thunnus maccoyii chromosome 2, fThuMac1.1, whole genome shotgun sequence includes:
- the ankrd49 gene encoding ankyrin repeat domain-containing protein 49: MEFPEDFNQLELLNTHGHLIPRGASSLWTGSRDEEEDMEEEEGDHSEEWYLEKEETLKDNPAELILWAAENNRLSTIHRLLTADPLLVHCCDEDGYTPLHRAAYSGHVDAVSVLLAAGSKVNPRTIDGWTPLHSACRWSRVTVVSFLLQHGAELNAQTNGGLTPLHLAASHTSASKIDSAHTLELLLSQRHLKAGLRSSSGETASELARRSGPHYFLFEMVEDCVNVLPVS; this comes from the exons ATGGAGTTTCCAGAGGATTTCAACCAGCTCGAGCTTCTGAACACACATGGACACCTGATCCCCCGAGGAGCCAGCAGTCTGTGGACCGGAAGcagggatgaggaggaagacatggaggaagaggagggggaccACAGTGAGGAGTGGTATctagaaaaagaagaaactctCAAAGACAATCCAGCGGAGCTCATACTATGGGCAGCGGAAAACAATCGC ctgtCAACGATCCACAGGTTATTAACTGCTGATCCTCTGCTGGTGCACTGCTGTGATGAGGATGGTTACACTCCGCTGCACCGCGCAGCATACAGCGGCCACGTCGACGCAGTTTCTGTGTTGCTTGCCGCCGGCTCTAAGGTTAACCCCCGCACCATTGACGGCTGGACGCCGCTTCACAGCGCTTGCCGCTGGAGCCGCGTCACTGTGGTGAGTTTTCTCCTGCAGCATGGAGCTGAACTCAACGCTCAGACCAACGGAGGGCTCACACCACTACACCTGGCTGCTTCCCACACTAGCGCCTCAAAAATAGACTCTGCCCACACATTAGagctcctcctctctcagcGGCATCTGAAGGCGGGGCTCCGCAGCAGCAGCGGGGAGACGGCCAGTGAGTTGGCCCGGCGTAGTGGCCCGCATTACTTCCTGTTTGAGATGGTAGAAGACTGTGTCAATGTGCTGCCCGTCTCATGA